A segment of the Diachasmimorpha longicaudata isolate KC_UGA_2023 chromosome 5, iyDiaLong2, whole genome shotgun sequence genome:
TCTTCACTGGCTCAACCGTAGCTCCCATAGCACTCAGTGCCGCTCAGTGATGGCGTGGTGTCTTTGTTGCCGACCTAGCGAATCTTCAAAAAGATCTTTTCATGGGGCACCAGAGGAATCCCGCACCTTCACCGGCATTTGAGTGTTTACATCgggagaagaaaaaacttATAAACAGTGCGCGTAAAGTTGCCGAGGGTCGAGCGATAATCTCAACCATGGCTCCAcgtacagtaaaaaaaatgttatttaattCAAACCTATTTAACATCGACGGTATCCCCATGAAATTTTACCTTGAAGGGTACGATGAATACCAGTCCCATCAGATTTCTAAGATTATCGAGGTGAATTTTACagttttctttcatttataCTGCACATAGCCTAATCAACCATAATTTTTGTAACCCGCCATGTTCATCTTATCAGGCTCATGGTGGAAAATTCTCGTTACCCGATACTGACACCATTGTTTTCTCGGAACCTGGACATTACGCACATACCGATCGCCGCAGATTTCACCTGAAGTGCCTGCGAGACAGTATCGTACAGAACAAACTGCAAGATATCAATAAATATGCGTGAGTAACTCTTCTAATCATTATCCTGAAAAGTCACTCAAGCAATTAACGAGTGCTTATTCACGGTGAAGTCTGATGTTCTTGTGAATTGTACATTCATTTCACAAAAAACGACTCGAGGGAATTCTTTACAACAGAAATGAATATCAGAAGAAAgtgatgaacaaaaaaaatcacacttctgaaattaattacaattaataaTTGGGTGAAATCCCGTTCAAATTGGGAGGGCTACACTGACGATCAACTCTGTCACAATTAGTGTATTAATCACTATTATGTGTTACTGATTAACTCATGGGACCAATCTTGATCATACGAAAATTCGAAAGCAAGTGGCTGTACGAAATTCCCTTCTATTCACAATAAATAGTATTTTCGTAgctaagaaaaaataaattttttggtgGATGTATCAGGCACACCTTGTACATATTTGTGTGACAGAATTGCCAAACGCGATTCATTAATCGTTAATGAATAATTCCGTCTTGTGTGGCATTGTCATATTGATGTTCTTCGTTATAAAACGGTAATAAGAAAAACTTTAAGGAATATTGTTTTCTATGAGAATATTTGAGCGTAGTATACAAAAACTACTCGACAGATATTTATGGCacgcgggggggggggagggctgTTGTAGAAAAAGACTCTTTTGTAATGGATTCTAGTCCGAACCCGAGAACGGTCTAAAGCGAAACATGCGTTAAAATTTGAAGATAGGATGTGTCCTTTAGACCCATAAACTTCGTCGTAGGCTCCTTAGCAAAAAGTTTCCGCATTACAGTTGAGTCTTGGACAGCCCTCGTTTAGGAGAGTTCTCTACTGTTCCTGGAAATTCATTTAGTCACGTGCACCTAGATTCCACCAGCTTTTTTTTGCCTCCCCTTTTTTTGTGGGGAGAAACTACCTCATCGGTCTTGACATTTGCGAACCAAAAGGAATTGACTGACGATCGGTGAACATCCTCAGGATAAGAAGAACTTCCAATATATGTTCATGATTAGAGCCGACCACCACACAGAAACACATTATACCAACGGAGGGGTGAAGAGAAATTCCTTGATAATCtctttaacaataaaaaatcgttgaacCTTTGACGCAGAAGGTATTCcttatttgaaattcaaacagATTATAGATTGGGACAATTTTCTATTAAGAGATTACGAACAGAGAAGTGATTGAAGATTAaacgtttattttttaatgattcggAACAAAATGCCGTTAATGACATCCGCTCAGACCGTTCGTTAACGTGCCAGATCAGCTCGATAGTGCGTTACTCCATGAGCAAGAGTTCCAAGGCATTCTTCtagtggaaaataaaatatatatcttTACGGATGACGTAAACCTGAGTGACACCTATTTAAGTCTAACTATGGGATGAATTATAAAATAGAATACCCaaacaattttaatatttcaattaatgataacagtatcacataaaaaaaaggaaactgtaacataagaataaaaaaaaatcttttggaCAACGAATTACAAATTCGTTAATTATACTCATTAATCCGGTTGATAAAGAATGCAATTTGCGATGGTAATCTAATATGGGAGTCGTTGAGTGCTCTCTAAGTTAATTAAACCTGGCAGCCAATCAATGATATCACTGATTTCTCCTTCATCTCATTGATCGAGCTCGATGATCGTAACGTTAGACCCTCCATCCTAGCTTTCATATTTCTTGTATCAGCTTTGCAATCGTGAATTATCCATTTGCTATACCCATTCAGACTACCATGGAGAATAACTCAGGCTCCAAAAGCCAGTGCCCGGTCAGTCACCCCCAAAATATCTAAATCAGAGATTGATGAAAAGCCATCGCAGGAGACGCTGATTCCTCCACCATCTACGCGAAAACTGCGAAGTTGTTCACTCCGTGAACCCTACGTTCTAATTCAAGACTGTATCACTACTCACGGAGCTATCTTCAAACAATCAAAACTCAACAATTCAAGTACAACTGAATCACAGACCAGCAGAAATTGCACCGAGAGAGAACAATCGAGTGTGATATCAAGTTCCCAGAGTAACCTAACTCCTTCGTTTGTCCAGTCGAAAACTGCTGACAAACCATCTCCCATTGCTATTAAACCCAGAAATGTCGCCGTTAAACGTCTAACGAACTTTCGCTCTTGTGGCCTTTTTCCCCGTCCAAAACCCGCCCTAGAAAATGGTGAAGTTGGAACAAGAAATGAGAAACGAACGGGAAAGAATCAACGATCATCTCCACCGAGATCCCCAAGAGGACAATCTCCGGGCGTTGAAATAATCACAGAAGTTCAGAAACAGTCGCCGGTTGTCAAAGAAATAATTGTGATAAGCGATTCAGAGGATCTAAGCAATGGGAATGCAGAAAAAAACGGTCCGAAGCCTTCGAAGACAGACCTGCAATCTCCGGAGCCGTCTATCGACGTGAAAAGTTTGACAAACTTTGATGGACCAAATTCGTATGCTGTGTGGTCCAGGGCTGGCCCACCAGGACCCCCCAATCTCAGTGACTCCGATGGTGGAGGTGGTACGAATGAATCAAAAGTGATGAACGTCAACGATATCAAGGAGGAGGAAGACTGCACAAAACGAAGGACTAGGGATCACTTAGGGCGATTTCAATATTATGAATGGTACACCTCGGATTCAGATGAAGCAAGTTCAAACAAATCCAGGGGTAAGAAGATGAAGAAGGGGAGAAAGAGCTCTTACGAATGTGATCGAAGTTACAGGACCAACAAGTGAGTGAATCAGATAATTTCTCAATGTacctgtaatttttatctaaaatcaTCGTTCCTTTCCCCTGCAATGATTCTGTTCCTTTATCCAGACGTAAAACTCATCGATACACATATGAGGATAACAAGAAGATGATTCAGTATTTGATTGAAAATGGATTGGTTACTAAAGCCCGTCAACTGCACACTTggatcaaattttcaattaaaaaggtaaattttaaaaaatcattacttAAAGTTGCTCCAATTGTTATACTATATTTTTAACGTGAACAGATTCTACCAAATCCAGTGAGAACACCTGCGTCTCTGAAAAGACATTTTGAAAATGCCTTGCTCTTCGATTTCGAGAAATATACCGATGATTCTAATGCTATAGAGCAATTCACCAAACTCAGGGCCAAATCAACTTAGTTATTTCAATGAAGAGACAAACACAAGGGAAAAAAAGAGATTAAGTAATCAGAATGTTGCGTTATTATTTCGTACAGAGTATATTTTTGTGTCatagaagtttttttttattattccgaGGAAGTATTAAAGATACAAAGGAATTTAAGCCGAAGATTGTCACAAAAGGAATCTGTGAATTCATCCTTGAATAGCAATTTTGTATACAGCAGTTGAGAATGTATGCCAATGCTATTcaccaatttttattatttttatatagaAGTATCATTTACAACTCCAAAGCAAGTTTCCACCAATTAATTTATGTTTCAACTGATTATTATGGTGATGACACTTATAAACATAGAAAAATGTATCAcatgtaattttatttttttactgtatACGCGAAACACAGTATTCCAAACTTTAATGACAATAAACAAAACTCTCATAGTGCATTTATTTTACTTTAATCACTAGTgactttcattaattatagaTTATTCGCGAAcgattttttatgggaattaGATGGTAAAAGAACatacaaatattattttttaaatactgtGGCGATCATATTTTATGTTCCATCCTGTGGATGTTTATCATTAGCATGATAAACCGATCGTTATTCTTTACTCTTCTccttaagatttttttcacattcattACGTCTACGTATGCAGTacagagaaataaataatagcgTCAGAAAGACTATGACGAATGCCGCGCCGATAATCCATGTTGAGCTTTCGAACATATTTACAATAATCAAGTAATTTAAATTTACCATTCGAAGTGATTCAATTTGGTCTCTTGATTGTGACCCACTCGCCAAAGGCATGAGAACTGCAATCTTCAAGGATCAATGGATTGTTGGAGATATCACGGCTCCCTAGGGAGCACAAGATTGCCACATCTCCACATCTGACTTATCGGATGATATTTTCAGACATGTTGACGGGCTTAAGTCATGACCGAATTCGCAAGTGAACCTCTGTGATTGCTTGATATGTCCAATAGTTCTAAATTCAAGGTCTGGACAAAGCCTAGTTGCTTCCGTCTACACATCTCCGAGTCTGTTGTGCACTACGTTGAAACGTCTCAAACTTAGAAGGGTGAAAATAGTATTGGCATCCAACATACCCATTTTGGTGTGGACCCAAATACTCGTCGGGTTATGTCCATTAAATCAATAACGTAATTTATACTCCAATATGCTACGACAGTCTAATTTTTTCGTATACATTGAATAACAGAATTGACCAATTAGTCTAGCAAAGTggccaataataataaatttcatccTTCGAGTCGTCAAAAATTATTCCcgacaaaaattaaatgagtttttaaatgaattgcTAATATTTATAAATCAGCAGAATATACCCTACTTTGATTAAACACTTAGTCCATTTATAAAATTAGCTCCGAAGTGgtataattgaatcagagtatGGCAGGCTTCAATGATAATGAACAAAATGTTAATAGTACACttactttatttttaatcactaGACACTTTCCAATAATTATGCATTATTCATGGAAGATTTTATGGCGAGTATGTGATAAAAGAAGATACAAACATCATTTGTAAAACACTATTGCAGTCACAGTTCACGCTTCATCCGGtgcatttttatcattaagTAGTTCAGTGTTAGCGTGATTAATAGACAATTGTTCTTTCTTATTCTTCTTAAGATTTTTTTGACGCTTATTACGTCTATGTATGcagtagagagaaataaataataccgTGAGAAACACTGCGACACATGACGCTACGATGATCCATGTTGAACGAGCCTTTGCTGTTTCCTCATGGGTCTTCAAAACATATTTACAACTGTCAAATAATTTAACTGTGTCATTTGACGTGATTTGATTAGCAGAATAAGTACATTTCTTAGGGTCAGTCGAACATTTAAGTTTGTCTGGGTACAATTTTATGTTTCTCATAGTGATCCACTCGTTGAAGGCATGACAACTGCAATCATCTAGGATCAGTGGATTGTTGGAGATGTCCAGGCTCTCCAGGGAGCAGAAGATTGCAACGTCTTCTGGTTTCAGTTGCCTGATGGCGTTTCTAGACACGTTCAGGTACTTGAGCCGTGGCACAATACCCAGATGGGGTAGTGAACTCAAGTGGTTCCCTGATACATCCAATAACTCTAAATTCGAATTCTCAGCAAGACTAGTTGGTCGTATCGACTCATCGGAGAGTCTGTTGTCCCCTAGGTATAAACGTTTTAAGCTTGGAAGGGTGAAAATACTATTCGGAAATTCGCGAACACCATTTGTGTTGAGGTTTATGACTTGTATGTTAGTGAGACGTGAAAAGGCATCATCCTCAATGGCTACGATAAAGTTGTCCATGAGATAGAGAAAGGTCAGGCTGGTGTAGGCGGAAAGGGTCTGGTTTTTTAGGTCTCGTAGTCGATTCACCGAAAAATCCAATATCTggaagaaaaggaaaaatttattaaattctcTGTGCTTTTCTCATTCGTCTTTTGTTCGTTTCAATGAACGTTgagaattttatgaatatctcgggAATGAGGAAGAGGGGTTGTAGAAGTTGGAAAGATGAGGTCAAGACATTCCTGATGGAAAATGCGGGCAATGAACTCTTATTCTCCAGGGAAATTGCTGATATATCAACTTTTTGTAGTTTGCAAGGGATAGTTGATTTTTACTTTCCAATGAGAGGATTGTGCCTCGTCAAATATGTCAGAACATATTCACTGAATTGCACCAACTAGTCACATAAATATTCAGAACAAGTATTTGgaagaaattgaattgatcaGATGATTCAAGAGTGAAATATTACAcccaaaaattcaatccaTTGAATAGCGGATGAATAAATCAGTAGAAACCTCACATTTTGCCCGAAAGCTGCGCCGCTAATCTAATTTTGGAATATTATGGAGTATTACTCCATGAGAAATGCATTGCAGGTAACTCACGAATCCGTAATTTTCCACACTTTCTACTAATGTAGTGCTGGCAAATGAATCTCTTGTGGTTTTCGAGATAATTGGATTCTTCCATGAGTCTCATTTTTCACGTGATTTCCCCTGATTTAAATTCATAGCAGAACTCCGAAGTCTTCTCCAAGGGACCATGGAAGTGGGTTGGCTGGGATAATTGAAAGACGGAGAAAATTTCAACGGTAAACATTCAAAATGAGGCTGTCTTCTTGTTAGTTATAAACTCCCCCAGCATCACGATTTTTCTGtttgttcataaaaatttgtttccatCCTTTTCAGAAATTAATGTAGATAGAAATGAGTTGTGCATCCATAAGCATTGCCCATGAATTTTATATGAAATCTCACGAGGAATGTTTTAACATCTATTCAACAACTTCAAAGTCATACCTCAACGTCTGTCCGTAGACTCCTGGGAATTTCATTGAGACTCAATTCCGCGCATTTCGCCTGCAGCATCCCTGATATTTTGCTGTACTGACATCGCCGGGGTTTTGGATCACGATCTGATAATAAAAGGCCACCTGTCTGGTATCCAAGTGCTAGAAGTTCGCCAGGTACCGTTAGCGACAGGCTCATCCATACCAGGAGAAATTCAACCACCACGTGGGCATTCATTACTGCTGCATCTGAAATTTcacgagaaatttttcatttcccttgtGCAATAAGATATGAAgtaagaagaagaagaagaaaagcgAGAAGAATAAAAGGAAAATAGAGGAGGACAgttaaaaatgagaataatggacaaaaaaatgaGATGAGTGGCACTTGGCGGGGTTGAGCTTTGATGGGAGAACCTTGAGGCACTCTCGTCTCATGCGCTTCAAAAATAGGACTTATCGTTTAAACTCACCCACCCAGTACTCGGAAAGTCAACTgacctcatattttttttctcaccgcGATTTATTCATAGTTTACACGTACTTTCGGCTGATTTATTGACttcatttt
Coding sequences within it:
- the LOC135162946 gene encoding uncharacterized protein LOC135162946; protein product: MGHQRNPAPSPAFECLHREKKKLINSARKVAEGRAIISTMAPRTVKKMLFNSNLFNIDGIPMKFYLEGYDEYQSHQISKIIEAHGGKFSLPDTDTIVFSEPGHYAHTDRRRFHLKCLRDSIVQNKLQDINKYALPWRITQAPKASARSVTPKISKSEIDEKPSQETLIPPPSTRKLRSCSLREPYVLIQDCITTHGAIFKQSKLNNSSTTESQTSRNCTEREQSSVISSSQSNLTPSFVQSKTADKPSPIAIKPRNVAVKRLTNFRSCGLFPRPKPALENGEVGTRNEKRTGKNQRSSPPRSPRGQSPGVEIITEVQKQSPVVKEIIVISDSEDLSNGNAEKNGPKPSKTDLQSPEPSIDVKSLTNFDGPNSYAVWSRAGPPGPPNLSDSDGGGGTNESKVMNVNDIKEEEDCTKRRTRDHLGRFQYYEWYTSDSDEASSNKSRGKKMKKGRKSSYECDRSYRTNKRKTHRYTYEDNKKMIQYLIENGLVTKARQLHTWIKFSIKKILPNPVRTPASLKRHFENALLFDFEKYTDDSNAIEQFTKLRAKST
- the LOC135162964 gene encoding leucine-rich repeat-containing protein 19, encoding MNAHVVVEFLLVWMSLSLTVPGELLALGYQTGGLLLSDRDPKPRRCQYSKISGMLQAKCAELSLNEIPRSLRTDVEILDFSVNRLRDLKNQTLSAYTSLTFLYLMDNFIVAIEDDAFSRLTNIQVINLNTNGVREFPNSIFTLPSLKRLYLGDNRLSDESIRPTSLAENSNLELLDVSGNHLSSLPHLGIVPRLKYLNVSRNAIRQLKPEDVAIFCSLESLDISNNPLILDDCSCHAFNEWITMRNIKLYPDKLKCSTDPKKCTYSANQITSNDTVKLFDSCKYVLKTHEETAKARSTWIIVASCVAVFLTVLFISLYCIHRRNKRQKNLKKNKKEQLSINHANTELLNDKNAPDEA